Proteins encoded by one window of Nitrincola iocasae:
- a CDS encoding ABC transporter substrate-binding protein, protein MSAGKPFTLKKFATFCAVAACLSLQPLMATNTHASTPINFTLDWRFEGPSAPFLMALDKGYFAEEGLSVTIDSGNGSSGAVTRVATGAYDMALADFNALVEYSADNPDSGIQAVYMLYNHTPAAVFTLKESGIDTPADLAGKTLAAPVFDAGRKAWPAFAAHNGLAVDAVSWQSVDPAIRETLLARRQVDGITGFYFTSLLNLEARGVALDQITVMPYSEFGVSLYGNAIIASEALLADNPEAVAGFTRAFNKALIETIQDPEAAVKYVSSRDGLVDEALELRRLKLALDAQVITEETLAEGLGAVTFDRLEQSIAEAVSSFGLESTPDAAELFNASLLPERSSRSIPR, encoded by the coding sequence ATGAGTGCTGGTAAACCTTTCACGCTGAAAAAGTTTGCAACCTTTTGCGCGGTGGCGGCTTGCCTGAGTCTGCAGCCTTTGATGGCGACTAATACACACGCGTCTACACCCATCAACTTTACTCTGGATTGGCGCTTCGAAGGTCCTTCGGCACCTTTTCTGATGGCGCTGGATAAGGGTTATTTCGCTGAAGAAGGTCTCAGTGTCACCATCGATTCAGGTAATGGTTCATCTGGTGCTGTCACGCGCGTGGCTACTGGGGCCTATGATATGGCTCTGGCAGACTTTAATGCCTTGGTAGAATACAGCGCGGATAACCCGGATTCTGGCATTCAAGCGGTGTATATGCTTTATAACCATACACCGGCAGCGGTATTTACCCTGAAAGAATCCGGTATAGATACACCCGCTGATCTGGCCGGTAAAACCCTGGCGGCGCCGGTCTTTGATGCGGGTCGCAAGGCTTGGCCTGCATTTGCTGCACACAATGGCTTGGCTGTTGATGCAGTCTCTTGGCAGAGTGTAGATCCGGCGATACGTGAGACGCTGCTGGCACGTCGACAAGTGGATGGCATAACCGGATTCTATTTTACCAGTTTGTTGAATCTTGAAGCCCGAGGTGTGGCTCTGGATCAGATTACCGTAATGCCCTATTCCGAGTTTGGTGTTTCGCTTTACGGCAACGCGATTATTGCCAGTGAGGCATTGCTGGCTGACAACCCGGAAGCTGTCGCCGGGTTCACCCGAGCCTTCAATAAGGCACTGATTGAAACGATTCAGGATCCGGAGGCGGCGGTAAAGTATGTTTCCAGCCGGGATGGACTGGTCGACGAAGCACTTGAGTTACGCCGTCTGAAGCTGGCCCTTGATGCACAGGTGATTACCGAAGAAACCCTGGCTGAAGGTCTGGGAGCGGTCACTTTTGATCGTCTGGAGCAATCCATTGCCGAAGCTGTGAGCTCGTTTGGACTGGAATCCACGCCAGATGCGGCTGAGTTATTTAATGCTTCGCTACTTCCAGAGCGCAGTAGTCGTTCAATTCCCCGCTGA
- a CDS encoding diguanylate cyclase, giving the protein MRKTESIPRPSSGHNVLMVEDEPGDVALIRLYLQEKNVDAFSLDVVGSLSEAIVSLEQGQNLPDVILLDLNLPDSEGLVTLMRLREKSMDIPIVVLTGTDDTRWIQAALRSGAQDYLIKGTDGQALRKALRYAIVRHERDQTARLSEAVFNITDTGIMMLDRQFLIRQYNPAFLRLTGMQASMPVGQTPHSLPCEFQAVRSWDVLLQELQDEGACADELCCRMSGYIDRILAMRAHAVYTSDGYTTGYVMVFEDITARKKAQEALAYQATHDGLTGLPNRTLFYDRLNQALTAAERYKTPFALMYIDLDAFKPVNDTLGHAAGDQVLVEVAKRIQTAVRQSDTVARLSGDEFAVIAGYCDDEAKAVGIAEKIQQALQLPISLPQGTVHISASIGISRCPEDAHEAHYLVKAADEAMYQAKQLGKQGVCLYSP; this is encoded by the coding sequence TTGCGTAAAACTGAATCTATACCACGGCCAAGTTCGGGTCATAATGTCCTGATGGTAGAAGATGAGCCTGGCGATGTCGCACTGATACGTCTGTATTTGCAGGAAAAAAATGTTGATGCTTTTTCATTGGATGTTGTTGGTAGTCTCTCCGAGGCAATCGTTTCACTGGAGCAGGGGCAGAACCTTCCAGATGTGATTCTGCTGGATCTAAATCTGCCGGATAGTGAAGGCCTGGTGACACTCATGCGTTTACGTGAGAAAAGCATGGACATCCCTATTGTTGTTCTGACCGGTACGGATGATACTCGTTGGATACAGGCAGCGCTGAGGTCAGGTGCACAAGACTATCTGATTAAAGGCACCGATGGCCAGGCATTGAGAAAAGCACTGCGTTACGCGATTGTCCGCCATGAACGTGACCAGACAGCCAGGTTGTCTGAAGCAGTGTTCAATATTACCGATACTGGCATCATGATGCTCGATCGGCAGTTTTTGATCCGCCAGTATAACCCGGCTTTTCTACGTCTGACCGGTATGCAAGCGTCCATGCCAGTAGGGCAAACACCCCACAGTCTCCCCTGTGAGTTCCAAGCTGTGCGTAGTTGGGATGTGCTGTTGCAAGAGTTGCAAGACGAGGGTGCTTGTGCCGATGAACTCTGTTGTCGTATGTCTGGTTACATAGATCGCATATTGGCCATGCGAGCGCATGCTGTGTATACCTCCGATGGCTATACCACCGGTTATGTCATGGTGTTTGAAGATATTACTGCGCGTAAAAAAGCCCAGGAAGCGTTGGCTTATCAGGCTACCCATGATGGTTTGACCGGCTTACCGAACAGAACGCTCTTCTACGATCGCCTGAATCAGGCGCTAACAGCGGCTGAACGGTATAAAACCCCTTTTGCATTGATGTATATAGATCTGGATGCCTTCAAACCGGTTAATGACACCTTGGGCCATGCCGCAGGCGATCAGGTGCTAGTAGAGGTCGCCAAAAGAATTCAGACCGCGGTACGTCAGTCTGATACAGTCGCACGTTTGTCCGGCGATGAATTTGCGGTGATTGCAGGTTATTGCGATGATGAAGCCAAAGCGGTTGGCATCGCTGAGAAAATCCAACAAGCATTGCAGTTACCGATTAGCCTGCCCCAGGGAACAGTCCATATCAGTGCCAGTATTGGCATCTCTCGTTGCCCTGAAGATGCGCATGAAGCCCATTATCTGGTCAAGGCTGCTGATGAAGCTATGTACCAGGCAAAGCAGCTGGGTAAACAGGGTGTCTGTCTTTACAGTCCGTGA
- a CDS encoding ATP-binding protein gives MPKTPQVLPKSTAVNLMLLLLGVLILLSLYLFHHSASESYELRQLDRAEQSVKAISLTQRELVNARLQEIDRSLLTFRRLLQSNNQAEVDLRTYMLSKQLETPELLDFFLLDKHGQMQVWTFEQSSLSVADRDYFRIHQQQQIDQVYLSAPTMSRLEPSALFIALSRPVFSPQGEFEGVIVAAIDVYQLAEGLGRITQQPGLTTALLTLEGGLIYRMPLIDLQPGLMVAPVMQWQGNPPDNYSYRGAAPIDGKWRQTAYQRLNDWSLLVVVTEDLDPTLVDIARFQRSETYKFIATALLVLLSLLFCGWMVQRQRRLDQYVVEQDRLHHLRLEEVQQLAHLGYWEADLQTGSLWWSDIIFEIFGQNPQIFEPSVESFSAAVHPEDRDAVMASTKAAEKLGVHDIQHRIIRPDGSVRWVHERARVELDDAGQPARLIGSVHDITAQKQHEEAIRRQADALQTSNEELEQFAYIASHDLRQPLRMITSFSQIIDKKLGVDCSDEIREYLGYVTEGGQRLDDMLQSLLEYSRVGRGGEPAHWCALRTLLDEALVYLGPEVRKHDASISVEGDWPSIWMSRNEGVRLFQNLIANAIKFHAQGQPPVIAIKGRCLERVWEATICDQGIGIEPEQVGCIFKVFRRLNPRSSFVGEGIGLSVCRKIVQRHGGEIHASSEGLGKGTCIRFSLPWTPAEESHIA, from the coding sequence ATGCCCAAAACCCCACAAGTTTTGCCAAAATCGACCGCTGTCAATCTGATGCTGTTGTTATTGGGGGTGTTGATACTCCTGTCGTTATATTTGTTCCATCACTCGGCCTCTGAATCTTATGAGTTACGTCAACTGGATCGGGCCGAGCAGTCGGTGAAAGCGATATCCTTGACGCAACGCGAATTGGTCAATGCCCGTTTGCAGGAAATTGATCGCAGTCTACTGACTTTTCGGCGTCTGCTGCAAAGTAATAATCAGGCTGAAGTAGATCTGCGGACATACATGTTGTCTAAGCAGTTGGAAACACCAGAGCTATTGGATTTTTTTCTGCTTGATAAGCACGGCCAGATGCAAGTCTGGACCTTTGAACAGTCCTCCCTCTCGGTTGCAGATCGTGATTATTTTCGCATTCATCAGCAGCAACAGATCGATCAAGTCTATCTTTCGGCACCCACTATGTCCCGTTTGGAGCCTAGTGCCTTATTTATTGCCTTAAGTCGTCCGGTGTTTAGTCCTCAAGGCGAGTTTGAGGGGGTTATTGTTGCCGCAATTGATGTCTATCAATTAGCTGAAGGGTTAGGGCGTATTACCCAGCAGCCCGGATTGACGACAGCGTTGTTAACTTTGGAGGGTGGGCTGATCTATCGTATGCCCTTGATTGATTTGCAGCCTGGTTTGATGGTTGCACCGGTAATGCAGTGGCAAGGTAACCCTCCTGATAATTACTCCTATAGAGGAGCCGCCCCTATCGATGGTAAATGGCGTCAGACGGCATATCAACGCTTGAACGATTGGTCTTTGCTGGTAGTTGTAACCGAAGATCTGGACCCAACACTGGTTGATATTGCACGTTTTCAACGCAGTGAGACCTATAAGTTTATTGCCACGGCACTACTGGTGCTATTGAGTTTATTATTCTGCGGCTGGATGGTGCAGCGCCAGCGACGTCTTGATCAGTATGTGGTTGAACAGGACAGACTTCACCATCTGCGCTTGGAGGAAGTACAGCAGTTGGCGCATCTTGGGTACTGGGAAGCCGACCTTCAGACCGGTTCACTCTGGTGGTCAGATATTATTTTTGAAATATTTGGGCAGAATCCGCAAATATTTGAACCCAGTGTTGAGTCCTTTAGTGCCGCCGTTCACCCTGAAGATCGCGATGCGGTTATGGCTAGTACAAAGGCGGCAGAAAAATTGGGTGTGCATGATATTCAGCACCGTATCATCAGGCCTGATGGCAGTGTGCGTTGGGTACATGAACGTGCCCGAGTGGAACTCGATGACGCAGGTCAACCAGCACGTCTAATAGGTTCAGTACATGATATTACTGCACAAAAGCAGCATGAAGAAGCGATTCGTCGTCAGGCCGATGCTTTACAAACCTCCAACGAAGAGCTGGAACAATTTGCTTACATTGCCTCGCACGATTTACGTCAACCGCTTCGAATGATTACCAGCTTTTCTCAAATTATTGATAAAAAACTGGGCGTCGATTGCTCGGACGAGATTCGTGAATACCTGGGCTATGTGACAGAAGGAGGTCAGCGTCTAGATGACATGCTGCAGTCATTGCTGGAATATTCTCGTGTTGGGCGAGGAGGGGAGCCTGCCCACTGGTGCGCATTGAGAACTTTACTGGATGAGGCTCTGGTCTATCTGGGGCCCGAAGTACGTAAACACGACGCCTCTATCAGTGTAGAGGGCGATTGGCCGAGTATCTGGATGAGTCGCAATGAAGGAGTCAGGTTGTTTCAGAATCTGATCGCCAATGCGATCAAGTTCCATGCACAAGGGCAGCCGCCTGTTATTGCGATAAAGGGACGCTGTCTAGAGCGTGTTTGGGAAGCGACGATCTGTGATCAGGGGATAGGTATCGAGCCTGAGCAGGTGGGCTGTATCTTTAAGGTGTTTCGGCGTTTGAACCCTCGATCAAGTTTTGTGGGTGAAGGAATTGGCCTATCGGTTTGTCGAAAAATAGTGCAGCGTCATGGTGGTGAAATACATGCGAGCTCGGAAGGTCTTGGAAAAGGTACCTGTATCCGGTTTAGCTTGCCCTGGACACCTGCAGAGGAGTCACACATTGCGTAA
- a CDS encoding cytochrome b/b6 domain-containing protein, with protein METSVKVWDWSLRVFHWSLPVLLFLLWFSATQSENFDAIEHHMLLAQILLGLMIYRIIWGFIGTPAARFSRFITGPRSWRGYAMSIIRRQPLAYMGHNPLGGLMVLVLLGALSFQLLTGLFTDDDILFSGPLASTASQDTVSWMSSWHRRFFDWILILIGVHLLAIVFYKLLGEGLVKAMFTGRKPLHDSAPDLHKLLPVPTTFPWIRFCIAVAITAACVGILFYR; from the coding sequence ATGGAAACTTCCGTGAAAGTCTGGGACTGGAGTTTACGCGTTTTTCATTGGAGCTTGCCAGTTTTACTGTTTCTGTTGTGGTTCTCTGCCACCCAAAGCGAAAATTTTGATGCCATAGAACATCATATGCTGTTGGCTCAGATTCTTTTAGGGCTGATGATTTATCGTATTATCTGGGGGTTTATCGGCACACCGGCTGCACGCTTCAGCCGTTTTATCACTGGCCCTCGCAGTTGGAGGGGCTACGCCATGTCCATTATTCGTCGTCAACCGCTAGCCTATATGGGGCATAACCCTTTAGGAGGCCTGATGGTCTTGGTGTTACTGGGTGCTCTGAGTTTTCAGTTACTGACTGGCTTATTTACTGATGATGACATACTCTTTTCAGGCCCCCTGGCCAGCACAGCATCTCAGGACACCGTAAGCTGGATGAGTAGCTGGCATCGGCGATTTTTTGACTGGATTCTGATTCTGATCGGGGTGCATTTGCTGGCCATCGTCTTTTACAAGCTGTTAGGCGAAGGTCTGGTAAAAGCCATGTTTACGGGTCGCAAACCGCTGCATGATTCCGCACCAGATCTTCACAAGTTACTTCCCGTACCCACGACTTTTCCCTGGATCCGCTTTTGCATCGCCGTGGCTATCACTGCCGCTTGTGTCGGGATACTTTTTTATCGTTAA
- a CDS encoding efflux RND transporter permease subunit, which produces MEPVPVETSKRHGSGLAGWSIEHPIGVTMIALAVIVVGIFSLSRLSVDLLPRLIYPEISVRISDPGVPALVMEDRITRFVEEQLAITEDMINIQSSTSQGRSSVDLIFPYGKDIDIALRDASTRLDRARRLLPDTIDQPTIFKRDPSQIPVMQYAISSGLRSPVELRSWVEDVFSKWFINLPGVAAAEVGGGLEREIQILPDPVRLAGLGLDVDDVVEALLRNHREDPSGRLRTDRQEISGRISGRFDSVEALAGLSIELPAGGQVSLDDVAQILDTHKDERLRIRANGTPALQLSIQSQPDANTISVANHVQERMHWLSDQGLLPTDIDIYPITDQSIYVRQALNNSVLAVVSGALLAMSVVYVFLGNLRRTLIIGSAIPIAVMVTFVLMGLGNLTLNIMTLGGLALGVGMLVDNTIVMLENIYRHQREGESSHDDAANAAAEVNSAILASTSTNLAAILPFLFVGGLVGLLFRELIITISAAVVASMVIALTLVPALASRVLTHKTSRFRHLIDRFINILQTGYANLISQVLQFRWPIPLVFILLLLVSLPTFISGSQTFLPTLDDGQVDLRVIGDPDITLDEMDRRVLIIEQLARQDPDVDSVFVVSGGFVWGRASREAANQASMTVQLTSLSERQISSQQWINRMNQQIAEQQLAGIQVRMRQRGIRGIRTSTSDDDISVRIQGPELDVLDSLAGETVNRLEALPGIQNLGYSSEEQVLELDFKVDRQRAAALGIDVQDINEALIMALEGRVVTDFYEGGRGYDMRVKLPEHLAEDVQDLESVMLFPASEGRQTLYLGDLAEVDLTKAPGNILRDSQMRIVEISASLVDGYPLGEVLAAIEVALVGMPLPDGYSRFDGGAAQTLKEGQKLTGVLLLLALFLVFVVMAVQYESLRNPLVIILSVPFSAIGVAGGLTLLGMPLSMPVWLGMIMLAGIVVNNAIVLVEYIELQQDRGMQRDDAIIAAARLRLRPILMTTMTTVAGMLPLAIGMGEGSEMLQPLAVAIVFGLSFSMLVGLLLVPVIYSYFHPAMRKAQRFSQAEPYVAS; this is translated from the coding sequence ATGGAACCTGTGCCGGTGGAGACGTCTAAACGCCACGGTTCCGGCTTGGCTGGTTGGTCAATCGAGCACCCAATTGGTGTGACGATGATTGCGCTGGCGGTGATCGTCGTGGGGATTTTCTCGTTGAGTCGCCTCTCTGTAGACCTGTTACCTCGGCTTATCTATCCGGAAATCAGCGTGCGTATCAGTGATCCCGGGGTGCCGGCACTGGTCATGGAAGATCGCATCACTCGCTTTGTGGAAGAGCAGTTGGCCATCACTGAAGATATGATTAATATCCAGTCCAGTACCAGTCAGGGGCGTAGCAGTGTTGATCTGATCTTTCCCTATGGCAAGGATATTGATATTGCCTTGAGAGATGCCAGTACTCGTCTGGATAGAGCCCGGCGTCTACTGCCAGACACGATTGACCAGCCAACCATCTTTAAGCGTGACCCTTCACAGATACCGGTGATGCAATACGCCATCAGTTCTGGCTTGCGAAGTCCGGTAGAGCTGCGCAGTTGGGTCGAGGATGTGTTTTCCAAGTGGTTTATTAACCTGCCAGGGGTAGCGGCAGCGGAAGTCGGTGGTGGGCTGGAACGGGAAATTCAGATTCTCCCTGATCCGGTCAGGTTGGCGGGTTTGGGACTGGACGTGGATGATGTGGTTGAGGCGCTGTTACGTAACCATCGTGAGGACCCCTCCGGGCGTTTGCGAACTGATCGCCAGGAGATCAGTGGTCGGATCAGTGGTCGCTTTGATAGTGTTGAAGCGCTGGCCGGACTATCGATTGAGCTGCCTGCCGGTGGGCAGGTGTCACTGGATGACGTAGCACAGATCCTGGATACCCATAAGGATGAGCGTTTGCGTATCCGTGCCAATGGTACCCCGGCACTGCAGTTATCGATTCAGAGCCAGCCAGATGCCAATACGATTTCAGTTGCCAACCATGTACAGGAACGTATGCATTGGCTTAGTGATCAGGGCTTGTTGCCAACCGATATCGATATCTACCCGATTACCGATCAATCGATTTATGTGCGTCAAGCGTTGAATAACTCAGTATTGGCTGTGGTCAGTGGAGCCTTGCTGGCCATGTCAGTGGTGTATGTGTTTCTGGGTAATCTGCGCCGTACCCTGATTATCGGCAGTGCCATTCCCATTGCGGTGATGGTGACTTTTGTACTGATGGGGCTGGGCAATCTGACACTTAACATCATGACATTGGGAGGTTTGGCACTGGGGGTCGGCATGCTGGTGGATAACACTATCGTGATGTTGGAAAATATATACCGGCACCAGCGTGAAGGTGAATCCAGTCATGACGATGCGGCTAATGCCGCCGCCGAGGTCAATAGCGCGATTCTGGCCTCAACTTCCACCAATTTGGCCGCTATTTTACCCTTCCTGTTTGTCGGCGGTCTGGTGGGACTGCTGTTCAGAGAACTGATCATTACCATATCCGCGGCAGTTGTCGCCTCCATGGTGATTGCACTGACGCTGGTGCCAGCGCTCGCCTCCAGGGTTCTGACACATAAAACCAGTCGCTTTCGTCATCTCATTGATCGCTTCATTAACATACTGCAAACCGGCTATGCCAATTTGATCAGTCAGGTGCTTCAATTTCGTTGGCCTATTCCGCTGGTGTTTATACTGTTGTTGTTGGTCAGTCTGCCTACGTTTATCAGTGGATCGCAAACCTTCCTGCCAACACTGGACGATGGCCAGGTGGATCTTCGCGTGATTGGCGATCCGGATATTACCCTGGATGAAATGGACCGGCGGGTGTTGATTATTGAGCAACTGGCCCGGCAGGATCCTGACGTTGACAGCGTGTTTGTAGTATCTGGCGGATTTGTCTGGGGGCGTGCGTCTCGCGAGGCGGCCAACCAGGCGAGTATGACGGTGCAGTTAACATCACTGTCAGAGCGACAAATCAGCTCGCAACAATGGATTAACCGTATGAACCAGCAGATAGCGGAGCAACAGTTGGCTGGTATTCAGGTACGTATGCGTCAGCGTGGTATTCGTGGGATACGCACCAGTACCAGCGATGACGATATCAGCGTACGCATTCAGGGCCCTGAACTGGACGTTTTAGACAGCCTGGCAGGTGAAACAGTCAATCGACTTGAGGCTCTGCCAGGGATTCAAAATCTGGGCTACTCATCTGAAGAACAGGTGCTGGAGCTGGATTTTAAGGTAGACCGGCAGCGAGCCGCCGCATTAGGTATCGATGTGCAGGATATCAATGAAGCGCTGATCATGGCCCTGGAGGGCCGTGTTGTAACTGATTTTTATGAAGGTGGGCGCGGTTACGATATGCGCGTTAAACTACCTGAACACTTGGCTGAGGATGTACAGGATCTCGAATCCGTGATGCTGTTCCCGGCGTCAGAGGGTCGCCAGACACTGTATCTGGGGGATCTGGCCGAAGTCGATCTGACTAAAGCACCGGGTAACATTCTCCGCGACAGTCAAATGCGCATAGTCGAAATTTCGGCCTCTCTGGTTGATGGTTACCCGTTGGGAGAGGTGTTGGCCGCTATCGAGGTGGCACTGGTTGGTATGCCTTTGCCTGATGGCTATAGCCGTTTTGATGGGGGGGCGGCGCAAACCTTGAAAGAAGGCCAGAAGCTCACCGGAGTGCTATTGTTGCTAGCATTGTTTCTGGTATTTGTGGTGATGGCGGTACAGTATGAATCGCTGCGCAATCCGTTGGTTATTATTCTCAGTGTACCTTTCAGTGCCATAGGTGTTGCTGGCGGTTTAACTCTGCTCGGTATGCCCTTATCTATGCCGGTCTGGTTAGGAATGATTATGCTGGCGGGCATAGTCGTGAATAATGCCATCGTACTGGTGGAATATATTGAACTGCAGCAGGATCGTGGCATGCAACGAGATGACGCTATCATTGCCGCTGCCAGGCTGCGTTTGCGGCCGATACTTATGACCACCATGACCACGGTTGCGGGAATGTTGCCACTGGCTATCGGGATGGGTGAGGGTTCCGAAATGCTGCAGCCGTTGGCCGTAGCGATTGTATTTGGATTAAGCTTTTCAATGCTGGTGGGCCTGTTACTGGTACCCGTTATCTATTCGTATTTTCATCCAGCTATGCGTAAGGCCCAGCGATTCAGTCAGGCTGAACCTTACGTGGCAAGTTAA
- a CDS encoding efflux RND transporter periplasmic adaptor subunit: MYLTRFVTLLLCGLLLIGCDQQSVQGNQASRVERAHLVELHQVTEDVVKLDRIRTGTLRATVKYRLFVQEEGQIAELPWYPGDQVSRGDLLIALDDSLLRSQVARSRAELQRAERDLERVRSLSQRNLISVEELQRRETELEIARAELAILTTRLGYTRMSAPFAGVVTERLSEPGNFAAKNTHLLTLIDPTSLVIDVQLSEQVMTHLQLGDSVTIQLDALGPQDFAGQITRIYPQVDPLTRRGQVEIQPDPIPAGAVPGQLARVSLSARLQERMMIPFSALRYDQGEYVYLMNAQQRIEKRAITTGVRVADRIEVLNGLEADDQIVIRGFMGLTENQVVKPVTPLAERES; the protein is encoded by the coding sequence GTGTACCTGACGAGATTCGTTACTTTACTCTTGTGCGGGTTACTGTTGATCGGGTGTGATCAGCAGTCGGTACAGGGCAATCAGGCATCCCGCGTGGAGCGTGCACATCTGGTGGAATTGCACCAGGTGACAGAAGACGTGGTGAAACTGGACAGAATACGTACCGGGACCCTGCGGGCGACAGTTAAGTATCGTTTGTTTGTTCAGGAAGAAGGTCAGATTGCTGAGCTGCCCTGGTATCCCGGTGATCAGGTCAGCCGTGGGGATCTTCTGATTGCGCTGGATGACAGTCTGTTGCGTTCACAGGTTGCCCGCAGTCGAGCGGAGTTGCAGCGAGCCGAACGTGATCTGGAACGGGTGCGTTCACTGTCACAACGTAATCTGATCTCTGTAGAAGAGTTGCAGCGTCGCGAAACCGAATTGGAAATTGCACGGGCTGAGCTGGCTATTCTGACAACCCGTCTGGGTTACACCCGCATGTCGGCTCCCTTTGCCGGGGTCGTGACAGAACGTTTGTCCGAGCCAGGTAACTTCGCGGCCAAAAACACCCATTTACTCACCTTAATCGACCCGACGTCGCTGGTTATTGATGTGCAGTTGTCTGAGCAAGTGATGACTCACTTGCAGTTGGGCGACAGCGTCACTATACAGTTAGATGCCTTGGGACCGCAGGATTTTGCCGGTCAGATTACCCGTATTTATCCCCAGGTTGACCCACTGACACGCCGTGGTCAAGTTGAAATTCAACCGGATCCTATCCCGGCGGGTGCCGTACCCGGGCAACTGGCGCGTGTCAGCCTGTCAGCCAGGTTGCAGGAGCGTATGATGATTCCATTTTCCGCCTTGCGTTATGATCAGGGGGAGTATGTCTACCTGATGAATGCGCAGCAGCGTATCGAAAAGCGAGCGATCACAACGGGCGTACGGGTGGCAGATCGTATTGAAGTCCTGAATGGCCTTGAAGCGGATGATCAGATCGTTATTCGCGGGTTTATGGGGTTAACGGAAAATCAGGTGGTAAAGCCCGTTACGCCCCTGGCTGAGCGGGAATCCTGA
- a CDS encoding amino acid ABC transporter ATP-binding protein: MTNEQDYIITLKDVNKWYGEFHVLKDINLNVKQGEKIVICGPSGSGKSTMIRCINHLEEHQEGDIIVDGVLLNNDLKNISQVRKEVGMVFQHFNLFPHLTVLQNCTLAPIWVRKMPKKEAEEIAMNYLERVKIPDQALKYPGQLSGGQQQRVAIARSLCMNPRVMLFDEPTSALDPEMIKEVLDVMVELAGEGMTMLCVTHEMGFAKKVADRVIFMDAGQIIEENEPQSFFNNPQSDRTKLFLSQVLDH; the protein is encoded by the coding sequence ATGACGAACGAACAAGACTATATCATTACCCTGAAAGATGTGAATAAATGGTACGGTGAGTTTCATGTGCTGAAGGACATCAACCTGAATGTGAAACAGGGTGAAAAAATTGTCATCTGCGGGCCTTCCGGCTCCGGCAAATCCACCATGATCCGCTGTATCAATCACCTTGAAGAGCACCAGGAAGGCGATATCATCGTCGATGGCGTACTGCTCAATAATGACCTGAAAAATATCAGTCAGGTGCGTAAAGAAGTGGGGATGGTGTTTCAGCATTTTAATCTGTTTCCACATTTGACCGTGTTGCAGAATTGTACGCTGGCGCCTATCTGGGTGCGTAAAATGCCGAAGAAGGAAGCTGAAGAGATAGCCATGAACTATCTTGAACGCGTTAAAATTCCGGATCAGGCACTTAAATACCCAGGGCAGCTTTCCGGTGGACAGCAGCAGCGTGTGGCGATTGCGCGCAGTCTGTGTATGAATCCGCGAGTGATGTTATTCGATGAACCTACCTCTGCACTTGATCCGGAAATGATCAAGGAAGTGCTGGATGTTATGGTGGAGTTGGCTGGTGAAGGTATGACGATGCTCTGTGTGACCCATGAAATGGGTTTTGCCAAGAAAGTCGCTGATCGGGTTATTTTCATGGATGCCGGGCAGATCATAGAGGAAAATGAACCGCAATCCTTCTTCAACAATCCCCAGTCTGACCGTACCAAGTTGTTCCTCAGCCAAGTGCTGGATCACTAA